In bacterium (Candidatus Blackallbacteria) CG13_big_fil_rev_8_21_14_2_50_49_14, the following proteins share a genomic window:
- a CDS encoding 3'-5' exonuclease: MDYSVPPRYRIGPLCRRRSPRRKTTQRTGTSSVKKFLFIDTETNGLHADYTKPGTDTDNWPRCIQLAYALTTAESPKDSLKCGDWVIKPDGWTIPPKITNLTGISMERAETEGVPIAYALDTFAYVYSQADYIVAHNLEFDWPVLTAEYTRLGLEVPTGAIEICTMKAPEVINFCAIPAGSAQRYRGQKYKWPRLQELHKKLFDHEFEGAHDAMRDMASLTYCFFELVEMGVLAI; encoded by the coding sequence CTGGATTATTCAGTACCGCCGAGATATCGAATCGGCCCGCTTTGCCGAAGACGAAGCCCGCGCAGAAAAACAACGCAAAGAACAGGAACAAGCAGCGTGAAAAAATTTCTTTTTATCGACACCGAAACCAATGGGCTGCACGCTGATTACACCAAGCCCGGAACCGATACCGACAACTGGCCAAGATGCATCCAGCTTGCGTATGCTCTGACCACCGCCGAAAGCCCCAAAGACTCTCTCAAATGCGGGGACTGGGTAATCAAGCCAGACGGCTGGACTATACCCCCAAAAATCACGAACCTGACCGGCATCTCCATGGAGCGGGCTGAAACTGAGGGTGTACCCATCGCCTACGCTCTCGACACGTTTGCCTACGTTTATAGCCAGGCTGATTACATTGTTGCCCATAACCTCGAATTCGACTGGCCAGTTCTAACCGCGGAATACACCCGGCTGGGTCTCGAAGTGCCGACCGGCGCAATTGAGATTTGCACAATGAAAGCCCCCGAGGTTATCAACTTCTGTGCTATCCCTGCAGGCTCTGCACAGCGGTATCGGGGTCAAAAATACAAATGGCCCCGGCTTCAAGAGCTTCACAAAAAGCTGTTTGACCACGAATTTGAAGGGGCTCATGATGCAATGCGAGACATGGCCTCCCTGACCTATTGCTTCTTTGAGCTGGTAGAAATGGGGGTCTTGGCAATCTAA